The following proteins are co-located in the Macrobrachium rosenbergii isolate ZJJX-2024 chromosome 26, ASM4041242v1, whole genome shotgun sequence genome:
- the LOC136852775 gene encoding uncharacterized protein has product MRYVMIELEMLAVSWALTKCRLYLKGLPTFTLQTDHHPLVPIINSYTLDMVKNPQLQRMNEHMSQYQFTAVWHTGNSLCIPDAFSSASVSYPTSEDMTGCAEVTAHTRSVISAATASQDKDAPTIEANQTLQDMPIAVQADPTYVRLRDCISSRFPTNRLHDSHQGVEATKRWARQTVFWPGIDSDIANTNATCKPCQVLCPSQQQEPLHNDDHPSRPFESVSADFFQVAGKSFLVVADCLSGWPVVVPCKGDTTTSSTIRHFCCYFREVGVTLLLRTDGRTPATSKELADFT; this is encoded by the exons ATGAGGTATGTGATGATTGAGCTGGAGATGCTTGCAGTATCTTGGGCCCTCACAAAGTGCCGCCTATACCTCAAAGGACTGCCAACCTTCACCCTGCAAACTGACCATCATCCACTGGTGCCCATCATCAACAGCTACACACTGGACATGGTCAAAAACCCACAGCTTCAGCGAATGAACGAGCACATGTCGCAATACCAATTTACTGCAGTGTGGCACACCGGCAATTCTCTGTGCATCCCAGATGCATTCTCCAGTGCATCAGTCAGCTACCCTACCTCTGAGGATATGACTGGCTGTGCTGAGGTAACAGCGCACACCAGGTCTGTCATCAGCGCTGCAACAGCTTCCCAGGACAAGGATGCCCCAACTATCGAAGCCAACCAGACCCTGCAGGACATGCCAATAGCAGTACAGGCCGACCCCACCTATGTTCGCCTTCGTGATTGCATCAGTTCCAGGTTCCCCACAAACCG ACTCCACGATAGCCACCAAGGTGTTGAGGCTACCAAACGTTGGGCTCGGCAAACCGTCTTCTGGCCTGGGATAGATTCGGACATCGCCAACACCAACGCCACCTGCAAGCCCTGCCAAGTCCTGTGTCCCAGCCAACAGCAGGAGCCCCTTCATAATGATGACCACCCATCAAGGCCCTTTGAGTCGGTATCGGCAGACTTCTTCCAGGTAGCAGGGAAGTCCTTTCTTGTGGTTGCCGACTGCCTCTCCGGCTGGCCTGTGGTAGTCCCTTGCAAGGGCGACACCACCACCTCCTCAACCATACGGCACTTCTGCTGCTACTTCAGAGAGGTGGGTGTTACCCTGCTCCTACGCACTGATGGAAGGACCCCAGCTACCAGCAAAGAATTGGCCGACTTCACATAG